Below is a genomic region from Henckelia pumila isolate YLH828 chromosome 3, ASM3356847v2, whole genome shotgun sequence.
tatacatataattaataataggCGTAGATGATTTCACATAAGGTGTCAAGGTTCGCTAATATGTACGTATATATAGCAAATTGTTTTCCACTGAGCATTTTGAGTTATTAATCAAATCCCTTTCTGTATATCTTTGAACATCCCGATATGTTTAAAGACTGTAGCTAGCATAAGTTCATAACATATATATAGACACATCTCGCGTGCCCCCGTAGTACTTAAATTATATTTGGACTTAGTATTtataaaatagttttaaaagttttttttaaaataaatacgtGTTTAgacaactattctataaaaaaaatttaacatttcaaaagtaaTTTTGTTCTTCTTTGTCTTCCATACTTTCattctaaaaacatctaaaaacacatctaagtgttttttaaaaactatatttGGAGAACATTTTTtaacaaatattttcaaaaacattttacaaaatgtttttcggaacacatactTTTTTGtcacttataaaacactaaaaatatttttaaaatatgtgttCAAAAGGAACcttaatatttacatgtctcatATATAATTATGAGTAATATTCATACATTTGTAGAGTTGGCGCTGAAAGGGTCACTTTCTTGCCTCGATTGCTGCTTTTTATGTATTACTGTTTTTCGAATAACATTCCTCACCATTAGTGTCGCTTCATCTTTTCTTGACCACAAAAGCTTTCGAGTGGAGAACATGAAAGGACTCCAAAAGTACAACAGAACACTCCATTTTTTAGGGTCTATAGAATATTATGACGACATTAACTCTCTCTATCTTTAACAGTTGTGTATCTCAGGTAATTCGGAGAAGAATATGCGCCACACCGGGTGAATTTGACCCGGTGTGCTATCCACCATTCATTGGCGTGCGACTCAAACAGGTGTCATGCCAGTTCAAACATCATGGCTATATCGAGCGAAATCCACACGGTGTAGCATAGAATCCACCAGATAATTCTCAGACAGTACAAACCCGAAATCTCCATCAACACAGGATAAGATCATATGAACCCTTGTTGGGCATCATGAATAATACATTTGAATTCATAATGACGTGTAACTTAAGCTCGAAATCATAATGAAGACACAAATTTTTCACACTAGATAGTAGCAAAAACCAAAAAGAAATGACTTCATTGTTTTGAAGAGATTAGTATTGAAAAGGGTTCGTTTATTTGAATTCTGAGCTAGTCATCATAGTTGGAATCCACGGGGGACTGGATGGAGTCatggaaagaaacaaaaatgaAAGGACATGAAAAGGTGGATTAAAGCCTGGTAGAGGTTACCGGCCACCTTATTGACTTATTTGCAACCACTACAGCCTACAGGAGTCAAGCACTTGTACACAGGCACAAAGTTTCTCCGCTATCTCGCCACGTGGAAGAACGAACTTCAACGTTAATAAAATCACGAGACCAATGATACAGCCCAAACACAAGATGAGACACACTCTTTATTGAAGTGAAATGAAGTGCTTTAAGGATAATAAACGAGAATCTAAAtatctaaaataaattaatagcgCATAATCAATCCACTATCGCCTTTCCATAATATTAAATGACATCAGAATAAAATACTCACTAGCACATATGCGAAAATTAATCATGATTGTTATCTTGCATTTCATCTTGGATATGCTATCCCTACATTTAAAGGTGTGCTTAAGAAGATGCTTTGAGCATCTACAAGTACACCAAGGTTGGGGCTTTGTTGATAAGGAGCATGCTTCAGCGAAGGGCTACGACTAAATTGTTTGCAGACACAATGCAAAGCCTCCCTGAATCTTGAGCCTAGACGCCTTTCTCGTGTGGTTTTAATAAGTATTTAATAAGTATGACAAACACGAATACTTAATTGAGCGATAAGGGTATGTCACACCTGAATTCGTAAAATTCTGTGTGGACTTTGATTACATTTGCATCATGGTAACATGATACAACAGTAAAGAAATGCTCACGTACACATTCAAAACTCaagttaataaattaatttatacaAGAACACACAACATCGAATGTCAAAGATCCGTTGCTTGTACATGTAATTAAGTTGAAATTCAAACtaccaaaattttttgaaacaaCAAATATCGAtcttattcacatataaaatgaCCTCAACTTGTCAATGAGAAAATTTTCCAAGTAAACCAGAGTCTCGGCTCACCTTCTGAAGGCTTACGATGATTCAACAGCAGTCAAAGATTTCTGCTTCTTTGGCGGCGGATTACCTCCAGATATCACCACATACAAATAGAAGCACAGCATTGCAGCACTGGTGAAAATTGAAGAAGCAAAATAGTTTATTAttacattaaaaaaaactaGATAAAGATCAATCATAGACCATGTTGTACCTGACGACTGCATTCAAGCCCGTTGGAAATAGTTTTTTAGTCTGcaaaaataaacattttttgaagataattgcggaatataataaatatcataGAAGGAATGATACTGTAAAATGTAATGGATTACCAATGCATATGTCTGAAAATTCTTCCACAGAAGAGCCATAGAGAGTACTGCAGAATGATAAAAGGGGAAGATAAATTAATACCTATGAATACCCAAAAGAAGAAACTTATAAACTTTTTATTACATGTACTCGATCTCAAATGTGAATTCCTGAACCGAAACATAAATATAAATCATAGAATAATTAAAACATCTCAATGACATGATAAGTGTTGCGAGTTGATTAAAGAAAACATGTTGTACTAGTAATCACATGGATCTTAAgcaataaaaaattaacaagAAGACACATTACACGATTGCATCACACATGGGGGAAATCGTAATAACCATTCCTTACACAGGAGAAAGGTAATCACCTGATTGTCCCAGTATAAATGGTAAGCTGGATTTTCCTTGTCTCCAAACCTTCAAACTATAAATGCTGAGGGCCAATAGAGCACCTCCAAAGAGCACGCTGGTGCGTAAATTAACAGGGTTTCTGGTGAAAATAAAGCCTACAAGTCCCCCGCTTAGAACAATCCCACCTGAGGTTAAGAGATTCTAAGCACCGAAACCGAGACAAATTTACGACTCCAATATCAACTGCATTGTTTggttttaatttttatgttcTGGGTAAATGTCGGGAAAATTTTTTGATAACTAGTTTTAGGGGATAAAAAGGTATGTTTGATATGATTTTCTGTGGAGAGTTTTTACCATGCATATCAAAGATCAAATCACGTAGATTTTGTTGGGAAAATAGTATTAAATCATGTTCCAATTTCTAATTATGGGATCATATTCAGAGTGATACGAAGATAACATTTTTGATTAAAATATTACATAATAATAAAGAATTTTTGAGAATTGGTGAAAATTAGAATTAAATTTAAGGATTATGTTGGAGAGGGTAGAATCGATAGAAATGTGTTATTGGGAAAAGGATTGAAAATGAGGGGATGATACTTGATTTTGTTTTGGGGAATCAAAATTGGTTTGGGAAATTAAAAGCAGCCATTTTGAATATATGTAAAAGAAATGTGCAAGTAATTTTTGTCAAAGGAGAAGAAATTCgactgaagaaaaacaaaactCTAACCCGAAAAAATATTTACCGAAGGGAATTCCAAGACAAAAGTCATGAATCTTGGCTGCCCTTTTTGGTTCGCTGGCGACTTGATCTTGAATGTGCCCATTTGTCACTTCTTCAACGGTAAAACCTTCTTTAACAGCATAAGAATTTACAGAATTTCTATCATTTGATGTCGATGTGTCTTCTATGTAACTTGGTGTAGTTTCATTTCCCAAGCTGTATATTTTTATGTCATGTATCTCACTGATTGTAAATGTCGGAATCTGGTCAACGTGAAACTCAAGCAAAAAGCAGAAACCTCATCAATTTTATAGCAGCCTCCAAATTTTAGGCATCGAGTATGACATTGcatatttcattattttgtgACCGAATAAACAAAGCAACGTGTATTATTCTTTGTTCTCAAGGAAGTATAAATTCGTTGAAGAGTATAGTCAATTTAGTTGTAATTTACAAGAGATCTCATATAGAacaatacatcacaaaatcatgAAACTACGATCGTGGAAGATCTTGAGTAGGTACCTGATGGACTTTCAACAGAGATAAAACTCACCACACATTTTACTGTGGAATGAAAATTAAGTACGGCTCAACATAAACAGGCTACACAATAGTAGTCAACGTGTCATCACTCCCATGTCAGAGAACTCACTTCTTTTTAAGGATGTAAAATGATTCTAATGCATCACCAGACATGTCCTGAAGAATCCCCATTTTACCTTCTAGgaaattaattgaaaaaaaaatcttgaacCATGTTTTGAACATCATGATTATGAAAAAACACTTAAATGGTTTCTCTTTTTGCCAAGAGAAATCATAATAATCTTTCCTGAGTGTGATTAGATCATAATCAGAAATTCCAAATTCTCAACTTGGCGTATGTTGATTTGTTGATTATTGAATAATCCAATGGGGAGAAAATCTCACAACGAATACACTTGAATTGGTAAGACAATCGAAGCTCATTCCTCATAATATTGGCACTAAATGAATGGATTATGTGTCCAAAAATCGAACAATTTATTCCTTTCTGATTCCCCAAAGAGAACAACTCTCATTACCAAATAATGTAAATTCAATGTGAAGATACACACCTATACATGTCAAATGCATTTCACTTTCACCTAAATTATCTTCAGCCGAATTTCAACGAACAACACTTTGAGTTAAAAGGAAAACCACCAAGTTGCAGGGTTAAGATGGACACCATACAGATACATATAACCGAATTGGTATGAATGAGCCTTATGGAGGAATAAAAGATGCATCATTCATGACATGAAAAAGATAAAAAGCCAAATAATGTGGCGACAGATACGAGTCATGGGAGATAAGAACAAAGGTTTCGACAGGATGAAGAAAATCTCGTATAAACACGTATGTTTGAATCCCCCAGACTCTATAACACCTGTAAATATGATAAAACCTAAAGGCACCACCATGCACCTCCTGACTAACTTCAAAAGATAATCGTAAACACGGTATCATCACCGTTCAATGCCCACTACactaaaccaaaaaaaaaaaggcacaATCGGAACTTCTCCCTTCCGATTCCTACATTTTTCTCGAACCCCAAATTCCGTAGactagaaaaaaaatgaaatcttGAATTCGAGATAACATTTAGTGCAGCTAAACAGAAAAAATTTACCGCGTACCCCAAAATTCTCGAGACAGCAAAGTAATCAACATCAAAGTCACCGAAACCTAAAAAATGTCGCACTTGTATCACAGTTATAAACACATAGAATCTCAGAAAATACCTTTACAGCGCCGAAATTGGCATGGCCACGGTAAGGTCCGTTGCGGAGTTTCCACCGGCGATTGCTGATAATAGATGAAAAACATGAAATCTGAGAAATTGAAGGCGACATTGTTCGAATCTGAGAATTGAGATGAATGAAAGATTCTCTGTGTAGAACCGTAGAAGAAGCAGGAAGCTGGTCAGCGGAAGACCTTCAAAGTTACTCTTAGCCCTCTGAtgttttgattattttggtTTCGCcccactattttttttattttatttttttcaagggttaattaattaagaagaaaaaaatctcAACCGTGTGTTTGATTAATAATAACTAATAAGACTCATCAGTTCCCGTCACAAgaaaaatatgtataattataaGGTTGGGACACCGTACCAAAATATCGAATTATCGGCATATCGTATCGGAAatttttcgatatacagacatttttttcgatataccaaattttttttctgTATCTGTACGATATTAGTATGAATTTTTTACATaccaaaattttggaatttcggTATCTGTaccgatatgaatttttttcatatcggtaccggtatgaatttttttcatatcagtaccggtatgaatttttttcatatcagtatttttagtacggtataccgaaaactcACCCTTATATAATTAGGTTATGTTTACTTGCTATGATAAgtatatgattatattaataatcCTATGCAATCACATGTTTACTTTTTTTTGAGGATCCGTATTAACTCATAAAGTCCATCCATAGTTACCTAATAATCATTAGTTTCTAGTAGAAAAAAATTACATTAATATCCttaatttacttcccaaaaatataatatatgagaatctcatttaaaaaaattatataacatggatataaatttcaaatactttaagatatattaatacaattcatttgatttaaatatatgaaaaatccatttaaaaattataaaaatgaaaaagattctaataatttaatatatgattaatacatttcattagattttatccttattcacgggaaaatttttttttaactcaatttattaatttttgtttttaaaataagtaatatttatactcaataattctagtcaattaaaataatttacatgtggattaataataatttacattaaaaatcataatctcaattttacaaataaaaaccaaaaataagattatataaTATACACAAAGGACAAAATTGTAACTCGTTATTTAATCATAGTATcaatcacaaaattgatccatTAAAGTAAACATGTGATTGTTTATGCATCATTATTTGACATCCTATAAAATTAGTTTAATAGTTTTAGtgttatttatctatatataattaatctcaGTAAGTAAACACAGCCTTATG
It encodes:
- the LOC140890437 gene encoding protein FATTY ACID EXPORT 1, chloroplastic isoform X2, encoding MSPSISQISCFSSIISNRRWKLRNGPYRGHANFGAVKIPTFTISEIHDIKIYSLGNETTPSYIEDTSTSNDRNSVNSYAVKEGFTVEEVTNGHIQDQVASEPKRAAKIHDFCLGIPFGGIVLSGGLVGFIFTRNPVNLRTSVLFGGALLALSIYSLKVWRQGKSSLPFILGQSVLSMALLWKNFQTYALTKKLFPTGLNAVVSAAMLCFYLYVVISGGNPPPKKQKSLTAVESS
- the LOC140890437 gene encoding protein FATTY ACID EXPORT 1, chloroplastic isoform X1, encoding MSPSISQISCFSSIISNRRWKLRNGPYRGHANFGAVKFHVDQIPTFTISEIHDIKIYSLGNETTPSYIEDTSTSNDRNSVNSYAVKEGFTVEEVTNGHIQDQVASEPKRAAKIHDFCLGIPFGGIVLSGGLVGFIFTRNPVNLRTSVLFGGALLALSIYSLKVWRQGKSSLPFILGQSVLSMALLWKNFQTYALTKKLFPTGLNAVVSAAMLCFYLYVVISGGNPPPKKQKSLTAVESS